The Streptomyces nitrosporeus genome includes a window with the following:
- a CDS encoding acyltransferase domain-containing protein encodes MQLTSLSAVVRRLIVSPGSAPRNPTPVIASAAGVSAVLRAFGRPPGELPARTVVLLGAAHPAPDLGTEHEGFTVRTVPTPGLALRLAHRELHEGDTDLALVAGFGEPDPQTITVYAVKRAAEAVADGDSVLGILDVDGTGQRPASPDGADPACPVSASPVSASPDGVDEESAPPLRPLHPDPRGTDPDRHRLLLWSGRDTDDEARVRQELLPMLDGIHREIFPALPTGVPCGTAPGPVRGAVVTVSSLASHAVHQARTADGSRPRPVALLFPGQGSQHARMAAGLYRTEPVFTAAVDAALAHMGDEGPRILADWLDPARASIPIDDVRRAQPLLFAVDYALGRLVLSWGVEPVAFLGHSAGELVAATFAGVVSLRDAVSMVRARVREAVKIPAGGMLAVAASEEQLRPYLQDDVVVAAVNANQQVMLAGSREPLKEVAARLKADGHTAVAVPATSPFHSPAMAPASDAIETDYRAIPLREPRLPLYSGYTGALMGPEDARSPRFWARQITDTVYFRDALDELLAAEDVLLIEAGPRQTLTAFARRHRSVRLGAGAVVPLLPARPGTPEADRQSVLTAAARVWTEGHGLDLNAVARMWTWSDTAPAPRDPGPDAAVSGPAPAGRPTARLA; translated from the coding sequence ATGCAGCTCACCTCACTGAGTGCGGTGGTCCGCCGGCTGATCGTCAGCCCCGGCTCCGCGCCCCGGAACCCCACACCGGTCATCGCCTCGGCCGCCGGGGTCTCCGCCGTCCTGCGTGCCTTCGGCCGTCCCCCCGGGGAACTGCCCGCCCGCACGGTCGTCCTCCTCGGCGCCGCCCACCCCGCCCCGGACCTCGGCACGGAACACGAGGGCTTCACCGTCCGCACCGTGCCCACCCCCGGCCTCGCGCTGCGCCTGGCCCACCGCGAACTCCACGAGGGGGACACCGATCTGGCCCTGGTGGCCGGCTTCGGCGAACCCGACCCGCAGACCATCACCGTGTACGCCGTGAAGCGCGCCGCCGAGGCCGTCGCGGACGGCGACTCCGTCCTCGGGATCCTCGACGTCGACGGCACCGGACAGCGGCCCGCGTCCCCGGACGGCGCGGACCCCGCGTGCCCGGTCTCCGCGTCTCCGGTCTCCGCGTCCCCGGACGGCGTGGACGAGGAATCCGCCCCGCCGCTGCGCCCCCTGCACCCGGACCCGCGCGGCACCGACCCGGACCGCCACCGCCTGCTCCTGTGGTCGGGGCGCGACACGGACGACGAGGCCCGGGTACGCCAGGAACTCCTGCCGATGCTCGACGGCATCCACCGCGAGATCTTCCCCGCGCTGCCCACCGGCGTCCCCTGCGGCACCGCCCCCGGCCCCGTACGCGGCGCCGTCGTCACCGTGTCCTCCCTCGCTTCCCACGCCGTCCACCAGGCCCGTACCGCCGACGGCTCACGCCCCCGCCCCGTCGCCCTGCTCTTCCCGGGCCAGGGTTCCCAGCACGCCCGGATGGCCGCCGGCCTCTACCGCACCGAGCCGGTCTTCACCGCCGCCGTCGACGCGGCCCTCGCCCACATGGGCGACGAAGGCCCCCGGATCCTGGCCGACTGGCTCGACCCGGCACGGGCGTCCATCCCCATCGACGACGTACGCCGGGCCCAGCCCCTGCTCTTCGCGGTCGACTACGCCCTGGGCCGCCTCGTCCTCAGCTGGGGCGTCGAGCCGGTGGCCTTCCTCGGCCACAGCGCCGGCGAACTCGTCGCGGCCACCTTCGCGGGGGTCGTCTCGCTGCGTGACGCGGTGAGCATGGTGCGGGCCCGCGTCCGGGAGGCGGTGAAGATCCCCGCCGGCGGCATGCTGGCGGTCGCCGCGAGCGAGGAACAGCTGCGCCCGTACCTCCAGGACGATGTCGTCGTGGCCGCCGTCAACGCCAACCAGCAGGTGATGCTGGCCGGTTCGCGGGAACCGCTGAAGGAGGTGGCCGCCCGGCTCAAGGCCGACGGCCACACCGCCGTAGCGGTCCCCGCCACCAGCCCCTTCCACTCACCGGCGATGGCCCCGGCCTCCGACGCCATCGAGACCGACTACCGCGCGATCCCCCTGCGCGAACCCCGGCTGCCCCTGTACTCCGGTTACACCGGCGCCCTGATGGGCCCGGAGGACGCCCGCAGCCCCCGCTTCTGGGCACGCCAGATCACCGACACGGTGTACTTCCGCGACGCCCTCGACGAACTCCTGGCCGCCGAGGACGTCCTGCTGATCGAGGCGGGCCCCCGCCAGACCCTCACCGCGTTCGCCCGCAGGCACCGTTCGGTCCGCCTGGGCGCGGGCGCCGTGGTCCCGCTCCTCCCCGCCCGTCCCGGCACCCCGGAGGCCGACCGGCAGTCGGTGCTCACCGCCGCCGCCCGCGTCTGGACCGAGGGCCACGGCCTGGACCTCAACGCGGTGGCCCGCATGTGGACCTGGAGCGACACCGCTCCCGCCCCCCGCGACCCCGGGCCGGACGCCGCCGTATCCGGCCCGGCCCCCGCCGGCCGGCCCACGGCACGGCTCGCATGA
- a CDS encoding ATP-binding protein — protein MTPSPAPTANPDAPVTVRVFTQRFSSTPRGARLARRLAAHQLDAWGFSYGGAASDTAVALVAELAANAATHGRVPGRDFEVVLRLTGRALRIEVSDTRGELRPAAAGAARPAVAPLAEAGRGLLIVEALADRWDVLDRVPVGKTVVAELELELDPELPG, from the coding sequence ATGACACCATCCCCCGCCCCCACGGCGAACCCCGATGCCCCCGTCACCGTACGTGTGTTCACCCAGCGGTTCAGCTCCACGCCACGCGGCGCCCGGCTGGCACGGCGGCTCGCGGCACACCAGCTGGACGCCTGGGGGTTCTCCTACGGAGGGGCCGCCTCGGACACCGCCGTCGCCCTGGTCGCGGAGCTCGCCGCCAACGCCGCCACCCACGGGCGTGTCCCCGGGCGGGACTTCGAGGTCGTGCTGAGGCTGACCGGACGCGCGCTGCGGATCGAGGTGTCGGACACCCGGGGCGAACTCCGGCCCGCTGCGGCCGGTGCGGCCCGCCCGGCCGTCGCGCCGCTCGCCGAGGCCGGGCGGGGCCTGCTGATCGTGGAGGCGCTGGCCGACCGGTGGGACGTGCTGGACCGGGTGCCCGTCGGCAAGACCGTCGTCGCGGAGCTGGAGCTGGAGCTGGATCCGGAGCTGCCGGGCTGA
- a CDS encoding maleylpyruvate isomerase family mycothiol-dependent enzyme — MGVPKQAGERGREAGMWPLVHTERAALAADFGDLTDEQWEIPSLCAGLTVREVLAHLTAGASLDTVRWLAGVIRCRFDFDKQVAVRLAEQLGADPAATLERFRRVVSSTTKPPLPVIAMLGETLVHGEDIRRPLGIRHEYPVDVVTRVAEYYRGSDLVVVAKGRVGGLRLVADDGPFTTGSGPVVSGPTLSLVMAMTGRTAYCDDLEGDGVGLLRSRCGAA, encoded by the coding sequence ATGGGTGTTCCGAAGCAGGCAGGGGAACGTGGACGCGAGGCCGGCATGTGGCCCCTGGTCCACACCGAGCGAGCGGCGCTGGCAGCCGATTTCGGGGACCTGACCGATGAACAGTGGGAGATACCGTCCCTGTGCGCCGGTCTGACGGTGCGTGAGGTGCTGGCGCATCTCACCGCGGGAGCGAGCCTCGACACCGTGCGCTGGCTGGCGGGGGTGATCCGCTGCCGGTTCGACTTCGACAAGCAGGTGGCGGTGCGGCTGGCGGAGCAGCTGGGCGCGGATCCGGCGGCGACCCTCGAACGGTTCCGGCGCGTCGTTTCGAGCACGACCAAGCCTCCCCTGCCCGTCATCGCCATGCTGGGCGAGACACTCGTGCACGGGGAGGACATCCGGCGCCCGCTGGGCATCCGCCATGAGTACCCGGTCGACGTCGTCACGCGGGTCGCGGAGTACTACCGGGGTTCGGACCTCGTGGTCGTCGCCAAGGGGCGCGTCGGCGGTCTGCGGCTCGTCGCGGACGACGGCCCCTTCACCACCGGTTCCGGTCCCGTGGTGTCCGGTCCCACCCTGTCCCTGGTGATGGCCATGACCGGGCGTACGGCGTACTGCGACGACCTCGAAGGCGACGGTGTGGGGCTTCTCCGCAGTCGCTGCGGGGCGGCGTGA
- a CDS encoding enoyl-CoA hydratase-related protein: MPSLDRHDNVFVLDLGDGENRFHPDWLTAVSTALDEVEKAEGPRALVTAATGKFYSNGLDLDWLFAHADQHQDYVVSVHGLFARMLSLPLVTVAALQGHTFAAGAMFSLAHDFRVMRADRGYWCLPEADINIPFTPGMAALVQSRLTPQTAHTAMLTAHRYGGTDAATAGIVDRAVAEDAVRSTAIEIARAQVNKAGDTLGTIKARMYAPALAALRDTTAPLG, translated from the coding sequence ATGCCCTCGCTCGACCGCCACGACAACGTCTTCGTCCTCGACCTCGGGGACGGGGAGAACCGCTTCCACCCCGACTGGCTCACCGCCGTCAGCACCGCGCTCGACGAGGTGGAGAAGGCGGAGGGCCCCCGCGCCCTGGTCACCGCCGCCACCGGCAAGTTCTACTCCAACGGGCTCGACCTGGACTGGCTGTTCGCCCACGCCGACCAGCACCAGGACTACGTCGTCTCCGTCCACGGCCTGTTCGCGCGGATGCTGTCGCTGCCGCTCGTCACGGTCGCGGCGCTCCAGGGGCACACCTTCGCCGCCGGCGCCATGTTCTCCCTCGCCCACGACTTCCGCGTCATGCGCGCCGACCGCGGCTACTGGTGCCTGCCCGAAGCCGACATCAACATCCCCTTCACTCCCGGCATGGCCGCACTCGTCCAGTCCCGGCTGACCCCGCAGACCGCGCACACGGCCATGCTCACCGCCCACCGCTACGGCGGCACCGACGCCGCGACCGCCGGCATCGTCGACCGGGCCGTCGCCGAGGACGCCGTACGCTCCACCGCGATCGAGATCGCCCGAGCCCAGGTGAACAAGGCCGGCGACACCCTCGGCACCATCAAGGCCCGCATGTACGCCCCGGCCCTGGCCGCCCTGCGCGACACCACCGCCCCGCTCGGCTGA
- a CDS encoding DUF6059 family protein: MRRALYEIYLSLTAAGWVWMGHPAMGPPLHTVAPRPLTGPPDAHPERLRPDLPLTGTELALQAQLLAPSHRD; the protein is encoded by the coding sequence ATGAGGCGCGCCCTGTACGAGATCTACCTCTCGCTGACGGCGGCGGGCTGGGTCTGGATGGGCCACCCCGCCATGGGCCCGCCCCTCCACACGGTCGCGCCCCGCCCCCTCACCGGCCCACCGGACGCCCACCCGGAACGGCTCCGCCCCGACCTCCCCCTCACCGGCACCGAACTGGCCCTCCAGGCACAGCTCCTGGCCCCGTCCCACCGCGACTGA